A genomic region of Cannabis sativa cultivar Pink pepper isolate KNU-18-1 chromosome 1, ASM2916894v1, whole genome shotgun sequence contains the following coding sequences:
- the LOC115707560 gene encoding probable non-specific lipid-transfer protein 2 isoform X2, giving the protein MSTKRVKVVAVAVSLLMLIQVGWSQQEGSSQPQCNQVVQQLTPCVQYVTGRESKPSDACCNGAKQLAASAKTTKDRQTACSCIKQAVGGLPNVDPSKISSVPKECNIDFSLPPITRDFDCSTYD; this is encoded by the exons ATGAGTACAAAGAGAGTGAAAGTAGTAGCTGTAGCAGTGTCACTACTAATGTTGATACAGGTGGGTTGGAGCCAGCAGGAAGGGTCTAGCCAGCCACAATGCAACCAAGTGGTGCAGCAGCTAACCCCATGCGTCCAGTACGTGACTGGGAGGGAGTCGAAGCCCTCAGACGCATGCTGCAATGGGGCCAAACAGCTGGCTGCGTCAGCTAAGACCACAAAAGACAGGCAAACTGCTTGTAGTTGCATTAAGCAAGCCGTTGGTGGTTTGCCTAACGTTGACCCTTCAAAAATTTCTAGTGTCCCCAAAGAATGTAACATTGATTTCAGTTTGCCCCCTATCACTCGAGACTTCGACTGTTCTACGTAC GATTAA
- the LOC115707560 gene encoding non-specific lipid-transfer protein A-like isoform X1: MSTKRVKVVAVAVSLLMLIQVGWSQQEGSSQPQCNQVVQQLTPCVQYVTGRESKPSDACCNGAKQLAASAKTTKDRQTACSCIKQAVGGLPNVDPSKISSVPKECNIDFSLPPITRDFDCSTIKAMYW, from the exons ATGAGTACAAAGAGAGTGAAAGTAGTAGCTGTAGCAGTGTCACTACTAATGTTGATACAGGTGGGTTGGAGCCAGCAGGAAGGGTCTAGCCAGCCACAATGCAACCAAGTGGTGCAGCAGCTAACCCCATGCGTCCAGTACGTGACTGGGAGGGAGTCGAAGCCCTCAGACGCATGCTGCAATGGGGCCAAACAGCTGGCTGCGTCAGCTAAGACCACAAAAGACAGGCAAACTGCTTGTAGTTGCATTAAGCAAGCCGTTGGTGGTTTGCCTAACGTTGACCCTTCAAAAATTTCTAGTGTCCCCAAAGAATGTAACATTGATTTCAGTTTGCCCCCTATCACTCGAGACTTCGACTGTTCTAC GATTAAGGCTATGTACtggtga